The Thermodesulfovibrio sp. 3462-1 genome contains the following window.
AGAAAAAATAATCATTGTAGCTCACGGAAGTCCTAAAGAAGAGGCAAATAAACTCAAAGAGTTTGCAAAGACTTTTGCAATAACTCTTAAAATGAGACCTGACCAGGTAAAATATGCCTATCTTAAATTTAGTAATCCTTCTCTTGAAGAAGTTTTGTTAGAATGCGTAAAAGAAAAAGCAAAAACAATTATAGTTCATCCACTTTTTCTTTTCTCAGGAGGCCATGTAATATCAGAGATTCCAGAAATTATTGCAAAATTTAAAAAAAATTATCCTGATATTGAAATTAATGTTACAAAACCTCTGGGTCTTCATGAAAAACTCATTGAAATCATAAAGGAAAGAATTGAGGAACTTAAACAATGCCTTTTATAAATAGAACTTCATAGGTAGCGTAAACTCCGCTGTGATTACTAAAAAATCTTTTATAGGTATCACAAAAATTTTTAAATGCATTTTTCCCTGAAAATTTTTTGCCTTCAGTATAGTTCGTTCCTGTAAGTTTATGAAAAATCAGTAAATCTCGAGGAGAATTATAAATTTCACGGTAATTTTTTACTTCATAATTAAAAGAAAATCCTGTTTTTTTAATTAGCTCAAAATAAAACTCAACTTTTTTTAAAGGAAAAACCGAGCCAAAACCTGTGATTTCTGAAATCTCCTTTAATTCTTTCAAGGTATTTGAAGTAAAAATAGAAAAGTAAAATCTCCCACCTTTTTTTAAAATTTCTAAAATTTTTATAAGATTTTG
Protein-coding sequences here:
- a CDS encoding CbiX/SirB N-terminal domain-containing protein, translating into MSLEKIIIVAHGSPKEEANKLKEFAKTFAITLKMRPDQVKYAYLKFSNPSLEEVLLECVKEKAKTIIVHPLFLFSGGHVISEIPEIIAKFKKNYPDIEINVTKPLGLHEKLIEIIKERIEELKQCLL
- a CDS encoding methyltransferase domain-containing protein, producing the protein MKPVKFYFNKAIDTYEKIGILQKKIAFELLRKIEKKNYDCIVEIGSGKGFLSIPLSESISFKNYIHIDISFEFLKKLRTNLKGNHFFVNASGEEIPLRKNIADLMVSSSALHWIKDPEQNLIKILEILKKGGRFYFSIFTSNTLKELKEISEITGFGSVFPLKKVEFYFELIKKTGFSFNYEVKNYREIYNSPRDLLIFHKLTGTNYTEGKKFSGKNAFKNFCDTYKRFFSNHSGVYATYEVLFIKGIV